One bacterium genomic region harbors:
- a CDS encoding HPr family phosphocarrier protein, whose product MTQREVVVVNKLGLHARPAVTLVKVASKFISDIKL is encoded by the coding sequence TTGACACAGCGCGAGGTAGTAGTTGTAAATAAACTCGGTCTCCACGCAAGACCAGCGGTGACATTGGTAAAAGTCGCCAGCAAGTTTATTTCTGATATAAAGCTC